In a genomic window of Babylonia areolata isolate BAREFJ2019XMU chromosome 3, ASM4173473v1, whole genome shotgun sequence:
- the LOC143280374 gene encoding uncharacterized protein LOC143280374: MGADMGLTGEALARFVVDAAAKEEERANREEERRYRRWRDHREDEYREEERRYREKRDEEDRQRFERKMELKQEEVEAQISQPFSLAPYDGKGDFDDFLTHFERVALLNKWKPSSWAARLVTLLQGRARDACLRVPPERLHDYESLKAALLREFRLDAHAYCKRFRSMRKLAEETFIQFLERLKVCLSRWCTAAGRDYDSAEDLRDLFLQEQFLATLNPDLVSEVKREEPDRVEEVARITSKVVGARRAGRMAESEARASRKSRDHGLGAKPHAEQKAASLGQSSSALSDSSRGVERTRGVTCFLCGKLGHVAKECRQRKMVSLVAQPSFRQQGSHSPPPSLCVNCAAKQYSPRCEAFVNGVSVPALRDTGAHMVVVARHLVSPDSFTGATVRVVLAESRCTSVLPIARVDFQSPFVEGRLDVAVMEAPVEEVLIGNTAWRENGTSVPVPVYSDASLVGAVETRAQAAARAKGYLPCLSRTSRSMCLDRT, translated from the coding sequence ATGGGTGCTGACATGGGTTTGACTGGTGAGGCCCTTGCacggtttgtggttgatgctgctgctaaggAGGAAGAGCGCGCAAATAGGGAGGAAGAGCGCCGTTACAGGCGCTGGAGGGATCACAGGGAGGATGAATATAGGGAAGAGGAAAGACGGtatagggagaagagggatgaggaggatagGCAGCGGTTTGAAAGGAAGATGGAATTAAAGCAAGAAGAGGTCGAGGCTCAAATAAGCCAACCGTTTTCCCTTGCTCCTTACGATGGGAAGGGTGACTTCGACGACTTCCTGACCCATTTTGAGAGGGTAGCGCTTCTCAATAAGTGGAAGCCAAGTTCATGGGCAGCTCGCTTGGTAACCTTGTTACAAGGTCGAGCTAGGGACGCTTGTCTGCGAGTGCCTCCGGAGAGACTTCATGACTATGAGTCATTGAAAGCTGCTTTACTCCGCGAGTTTCGGCTAGATGCCCATGCATACTGCAAGCGTTTCCGATCGATGCGGAAGCTTGCAGAAGAGACCTTTATCCAATTTCTGGAAAGgcttaaggtctgtctgtctcgctggtgCACAGCTGCTGGTCGCGATTACGACAGTGCTGAGGACTTAAGGGACTTGTTCCTTCAGGAACAGTTCCTAGCTACCCTTAACCCTGACCTCGTCAGTGAGGTTAAGCGTGAGGAACCAGATAGGGTGGAGGAGGTAGCACGCATTACCTCGAAGGTTGTCGGTGCCAGGAGAGCGGGACGGATGGCTGAGAGTGAGGCACGAGCCTCCAGGAAATCCAGAGATCATGGTCTTGGTGCCAAACCTCATGCGGAGCAAAAGGCCGCATCTCTTGGACAAAGTAGTTCCGCTCTTAGCGACAGCTCAAGGGGTGTCGAGAGAACCAGAGGAGTTACCTGTTTCCTCTGCGGGAAACTTGGACATGTGGCCAAAGAGTGCCGCCAGCGGAAGATGGTTTCCCTTGTGGCACAGCCGAGCTTTAGGCAGCAGGGTTCCcattccccacctccatctctttgCGTTAACTGTGCTGCAAAGCAGTACTCGCCACGATGTGAGGCTTTCGTCAACGGGGTTTCAGTCCCGGCTTTGCGAGACACCGGAGCTCACATGGTTGTTGTTGCACGCCATCTGGTCAGTCCAGATTCTTTCACTGGAGCGACTGTCCGTGTGGTGCTGGCCGAATCGAGATGCACCTCTGTCCTACCCATCGCCAGAGTAGATTTCCAGTCTCCTTTCGTGGAAGGCAGACTAGACGTGGCAGTAATGGAGGCTCCTGTGGAAGAGGTCCTTATTGGCAATACTGCCTGGCGCGAGAATGGCACTTCAGTGCCCGTGCCAGTTTACTCGGACGCCAGTCTTGTGGGTGCTGTGGAGACGCGGGCCCAAGCAGCTGCCAGGGCTAAAGGTTATCTCCCTTGCCTGTCAAGGACTTCCAGATCCATGTGTCTAGACAGGACCTAG